The Atribacterota bacterium genome includes the window CGTCGGCAAAGGGTTTTTCAAAACCTGGTGTATCTTCACCCACATTCATGGCGAGATACCCTACATTGATACCGGCAGTTTCAAGAAGCACCAGGTCCGGATTGCTTTTGATTCGTTCCAGATCATCGGGGCTGGGATACTCCACGCAGTCAATGGTGCCCTTTTCAAGTTCAAGGAGCCGAACGGACGGGTCAGGAATCACCCGGAAAATGACGCGGTCTAAATACGGCCGTCCTCCCCAGTAATCGTCAAAGGCTTCTACAGTGATGTGGTCGTCCTTGACCCATTCCACGAATTTGAAAGGTCCGGTGCCCACCGGATTTTTGAAGAAATCGGCCCCATACTTTTCACAGGCGGTGGGACTCACAACGGCCACTGTGAACATAGCCATGCTGGTTAGAAAAGAGGCATTGGGTTGGGAAAGAATGATTTTAACAGTGTAATCGTCGACTTTTTCCACATCTTTCACGTAATTGAACATCCATTTCCAGTAGGCCCATTCACCGTACTGGTAAAAGGGATGATTGGGATCGAACTGTCGCTTATATGAATAGACCACCGCATCAGCGTTGAAATCGGTACCGTCGTGGAATTTGACGCCTTTGCGAAGATGGAAGGTGAAAGTGAGGCCATCTTCAGAAACTTCCCAAGACTCGGCAAGGCATGGTTCGATTTCCGTGCTCCCTTCTTGGTAGCGGAGCAAACCTTCGAACATGGCATCGGTCCTGGTGATGGAAATCCCATCGGTGACGTCGGCTGGATCGAGTCGCGCCGCATCACCGGCGCTGCCGAAAACAAGCGTTCCTCCAGGTCTTGCTTCCTGAGAAAATCCAAGACCAGTGAGACTGAGAAGCAAAACACCAATAACAGTGAACAAAACACCACATCTTTTCATGAGTTGACCCTCCTTTGTGTTTTATGCCAAAATTATATCATACCAGGACAAAGGGGGTATTTGCGTGGAGACTCGATTATGGATTCTTCTTGTGCTTTGCCTCTCTCTTTTCTCAGGTTGTTTCGGTCCAAAAACCGTTACATTTGGGGAGGCTGTACGGCTATTCCACGGGGGAGCTGTCATTCTTAAGGAATCAGGGATATCCATCAAATTTCTGGAAGTGATTGAAGATTCTCGTTGTCCGGATGGCGGAATTTGCCCATGGGAAGGGAGGGTGGTTGTGTGGTTGGCAATACAGAAAGGTCAGCGATGGGAAACTCGCGAAATTATCCTTCAACCGTCTCGATTACCCCACGAAGAGGATATCGATGGATTCCTTCTTATCATTTCTGATTTTGGTCCACCGAAGAAGCTCGGTCAGGACATCCTCTCTTCGCAGTACTTCCTTATCCTGAGTTTGAGAGCGGGGTAAATTATGTTCTTTCTCTGTATAGGACGGTAGGCCTTTTAC containing:
- a CDS encoding ABC transporter substrate-binding protein codes for the protein MKRCGVLFTVIGVLLLSLTGLGFSQEARPGGTLVFGSAGDAARLDPADVTDGISITRTDAMFEGLLRYQEGSTEIEPCLAESWEVSEDGLTFTFHLRKGVKFHDGTDFNADAVVYSYKRQFDPNHPFYQYGEWAYWKWMFNYVKDVEKVDDYTVKIILSQPNASFLTSMAMFTVAVVSPTACEKYGADFFKNPVGTGPFKFVEWVKDDHITVEAFDDYWGGRPYLDRVIFRVIPDPSVRLLELEKGTIDCVEYPSPDDLERIKSNPDLVLLETAGINVGYLAMNVGEDTPGFEKPFAD